A genome region from Paracoccus stylophorae includes the following:
- a CDS encoding DUF2163 domain-containing protein, whose translation MKNLPPALQAHLGDGTTTLAWCWKITRADGVSFGFTDHDCPLAFGGMDYEPESGLSASEIRSGSDLSVDSQDAEGALTSDRITETDILDGRWDNALVEVWRVNWAAPNQRVLIRRGAIGELRRGRLSFVAEMRSMAHVLGQTVGRVYQGTCDAVLGDGRCRLDLNDAAYSGAGAVLDPIRDRVFTVSGLGSFDSGWFSFGHLEWTSGPNSGRLAEVMLHEIASGVVTITLLEAPVRAVAGGNAFTIRAGCDKRAETCTAKFSNILNFRGFPHIPGQDAVVRYATADGGHEGAVL comes from the coding sequence ATGAAGAATCTCCCTCCTGCCCTGCAGGCGCATCTGGGCGATGGCACCACCACGCTGGCCTGGTGCTGGAAAATCACCCGCGCCGATGGCGTGAGCTTCGGCTTCACCGACCATGATTGCCCGCTTGCCTTCGGCGGTATGGATTACGAGCCGGAAAGCGGGCTGTCGGCATCCGAGATCCGATCTGGGTCCGACCTGTCGGTGGATTCGCAGGATGCCGAGGGGGCGCTCACCTCGGACCGGATCACCGAGACCGATATCCTCGACGGCCGCTGGGACAATGCGCTGGTCGAGGTCTGGCGGGTGAACTGGGCCGCCCCGAACCAGCGGGTGCTGATTCGGCGTGGCGCGATCGGCGAATTGCGGCGCGGGCGGCTGTCCTTCGTGGCCGAGATGCGCAGCATGGCGCATGTGCTGGGCCAGACGGTCGGTCGGGTCTATCAGGGCACCTGCGATGCGGTGCTCGGGGACGGGCGGTGTCGGCTCGATCTGAACGACGCGGCCTATTCCGGGGCTGGCGCGGTGCTCGATCCGATCCGGGACCGGGTCTTCACCGTCTCCGGCCTTGGCAGCTTCGACAGTGGCTGGTTCAGCTTCGGCCATCTCGAATGGACGAGCGGCCCGAACAGCGGTCGGCTGGCCGAGGTGATGCTGCACGAGATCGCCTCCGGCGTGGTCACCATCACGCTGCTGGAAGCGCCTGTGCGCGCGGTCGCGGGCGGCAATGCGTTCACCATCCGCGCCGGCTGCGACAAACGCGCCGAGACCTGCACGGCGAAGTTCTCGAACATCCTGAACTTCCGCGGCTTCCCGCATATCCCCGGCCAGGATGCGGTTGTCCGCTACGCCACCGCCGATGGCGGCCATGAAGGAGCGGTGTTGTGA
- a CDS encoding DUF2460 domain-containing protein yields the protein MAFHDVRFPDNISRGARGGPERRTQIVELASGDEERNASWANSRRRYDISYGIRRADDLDAVVAFFEARNGRLHGFRFKDWGDHKSCKPSEVPSATNQLIGTGDGSQITFQLVKRYASGSQTWVRAITKPVSGTISIALGGVAQVSGWSVDPATGVVSFAAPPGNGVAVRAGFEFDVPVRFDSDTLDVTLDIERLGSITSIPLVEIRR from the coding sequence ATGGCGTTTCACGATGTCCGGTTCCCGGACAATATCAGCCGCGGCGCGCGTGGCGGGCCGGAACGGCGCACGCAGATCGTGGAACTGGCCTCCGGCGACGAGGAACGCAACGCCAGCTGGGCCAACTCGCGCCGCCGCTATGACATCTCCTATGGCATCCGCCGCGCCGACGATCTCGACGCGGTGGTGGCCTTCTTCGAGGCGAGGAACGGCCGGCTACACGGGTTCCGCTTCAAGGATTGGGGCGATCACAAGTCCTGCAAGCCGAGCGAGGTGCCGTCCGCGACCAATCAGTTGATCGGGACCGGAGACGGGAGCCAGATCACCTTCCAGCTTGTGAAGCGATACGCTTCCGGGTCGCAGACATGGGTGCGTGCGATCACCAAGCCAGTTTCCGGGACGATCAGCATCGCGCTGGGTGGCGTCGCCCAAGTATCGGGCTGGTCGGTCGATCCGGCGACCGGCGTTGTCAGTTTCGCCGCGCCCCCTGGCAATGGCGTGGCCGTGCGCGCCGGCTTCGAGTTCGACGTACCGGTGCGGTTCGACAGCGACACGCTCGACGTGACCCTCGATATCGAGCGACTCGGCTCGATCACCTCCATCCCACTCGTGGAGATCAGGCGATGA